A window from Streptomyces sp. NBC_00299 encodes these proteins:
- a CDS encoding ABC transporter permease yields MISYILRRTLAAVILLLVVTAVTFAIFFLLPRMAGQTADQLAQQYIGKSPTKADIAAVKQNLGLDQPLYVQYWHFIKGIVAGATYDLGPTTTQCNAPCFGYSFKNHVEVWPQLTSRLPVTISLAGGAAVLWLVSGVLIGVISALKPRSFFDRTFMGVALAGVSLPMFFTGNLALLLFTFQWPIFGRTYVPFTENPAQWANTLFPAWCSLALLYSAIYARLTRSGMLETMNEDFIRTARAKGLRERKVVARHGLRAALTPIITVFGMDLGLLLGGAVITETVFSLPGIGQYAVQGITDNDLPPILGVTLLAAFFVVIANLLVDLLYAAADPRVRLS; encoded by the coding sequence GTGATCTCGTACATCCTCCGTCGGACCCTGGCGGCAGTGATCCTGCTGCTGGTCGTCACCGCGGTCACCTTCGCGATCTTCTTCCTGCTGCCACGGATGGCCGGCCAGACCGCCGACCAGCTGGCGCAGCAGTACATCGGAAAGAGCCCGACGAAGGCCGACATCGCCGCGGTCAAGCAGAACCTCGGTCTGGACCAGCCCCTGTATGTCCAGTACTGGCACTTCATCAAGGGGATCGTGGCCGGCGCCACCTATGACCTGGGCCCCACCACGACGCAGTGCAACGCGCCGTGCTTCGGCTACTCCTTCAAGAACCACGTCGAGGTGTGGCCGCAGCTCACCTCGCGCCTTCCGGTGACCATCTCGCTGGCCGGCGGCGCCGCCGTGCTGTGGCTGGTGTCCGGTGTGCTGATCGGCGTGATCTCCGCGCTCAAGCCCCGCAGCTTCTTCGACCGCACGTTCATGGGCGTCGCGCTCGCCGGTGTCTCGCTGCCCATGTTCTTCACGGGCAACCTGGCGCTGCTCCTCTTCACCTTCCAATGGCCGATCTTCGGCCGAACCTACGTACCGTTCACCGAGAATCCGGCGCAATGGGCGAACACGCTCTTCCCCGCCTGGTGCTCGCTGGCCCTGCTGTACTCCGCCATCTACGCGCGGCTCACCCGCTCGGGCATGCTGGAGACGATGAACGAGGACTTCATCCGCACGGCCCGCGCCAAGGGTCTGCGCGAGCGCAAGGTCGTGGCCCGGCACGGGCTGCGGGCCGCGCTGACCCCGATCATCACCGTTTTCGGTATGGACCTGGGTCTGTTGCTCGGCGGCGCCGTGATCACCGAGACCGTGTTCTCGCTGCCCGGCATCGGCCAGTACGCGGTGCAGGGCATCACCGACAACGACCTGCCCCCGATCCTCGGCGTCACCCTGCTGGCCGCCTTCTTCGTCGTGATCGCAAATCTCCTGGTGGATCTGCTCTACGCTGCCGCCGACCCGCGCGTGAGGCTCTCGTGA
- a CDS encoding ABC transporter substrate-binding protein: MRRSALAAVAAIGSASLLLSACSKADDNSDNNGNKSAGANAATKGVVNASTQKGGTVTYEYSDVPDSFDPGNTYYAYMYNLSRLYARPLMTFKPGAGEEGNTLVPDLAESAGVPSDGGKTWTYKLRSGLKYQDGTPITSKDVKYAVARSNFARDVLSLGPNYFQQFLEGGDKYKGPYKDKSAEGLKSIETPDDTTVVFKLNRAFQEFDYLVATPQTAPVPQAKDKGIDYVKSIVSSGSYQFESYEEGKQAVLVRNKNWDPKTDPLRKQYPDKIVVKLKVNAETIDQDVQSGDAIDLGGTGVQAATQAKVVNSADLKANTDNTYGGRLVYMAINTQVAPFDKVECRKAVQYAIDKVSVQTAEGGPIRGDIATTVLPPDIPGYKKADVYATAGNKGDAAKAKEQLKACGKSTITTNISARSDRPQEIDAATAIIASLKKVGINASLKQYPSGKYFTDYAGVPAFDKKQNIGLHMMQWGADWPGGYGFLQQILHGDAIGASGNTNLSYIDDKQINEMLEKAIATEDEAQRNSMYAEIDKRAMDQAVLVPLTYFKVLLYRPANFTNLVSTAAFSGQYDYLNIGTTKK, encoded by the coding sequence ATGCGAAGGTCAGCGCTGGCCGCGGTAGCGGCCATCGGCAGTGCGAGCTTGCTGCTTTCGGCTTGCAGCAAGGCCGATGACAACTCGGACAACAACGGAAACAAGTCGGCTGGGGCCAACGCAGCGACCAAGGGTGTCGTCAACGCCTCCACCCAGAAGGGTGGGACGGTCACGTACGAGTACTCGGACGTCCCGGACTCCTTCGACCCCGGCAACACGTACTACGCGTACATGTACAACCTCAGCCGGCTCTACGCGCGCCCGCTGATGACCTTCAAGCCCGGCGCGGGCGAGGAGGGCAACACGCTGGTCCCGGACCTCGCCGAGAGCGCGGGCGTGCCCAGCGACGGCGGCAAGACGTGGACGTACAAGCTGCGTTCGGGCCTGAAGTACCAGGACGGCACGCCGATCACCTCGAAGGACGTCAAGTACGCCGTCGCGCGCTCCAACTTCGCGCGTGACGTGCTCTCCCTCGGGCCGAACTACTTCCAGCAGTTCCTCGAGGGCGGCGACAAGTACAAGGGTCCGTACAAGGACAAGAGCGCCGAGGGCCTGAAGTCCATCGAGACGCCGGACGACACCACGGTCGTCTTCAAGCTCAACCGTGCCTTCCAGGAGTTCGACTACCTGGTGGCGACGCCGCAGACGGCACCGGTGCCCCAGGCCAAGGACAAGGGCATCGACTACGTCAAGAGCATCGTGTCCTCGGGCTCGTACCAGTTCGAGAGCTACGAGGAGGGCAAGCAGGCCGTCCTCGTCCGCAACAAGAACTGGGACCCGAAGACGGACCCGCTGCGCAAGCAGTACCCGGACAAGATCGTCGTCAAGCTCAAGGTCAACGCCGAGACGATCGACCAGGACGTCCAGTCCGGTGACGCGATCGACCTCGGTGGTACCGGCGTCCAGGCCGCGACGCAGGCGAAGGTCGTCAACAGCGCCGACCTGAAGGCCAACACCGACAACACCTACGGTGGCCGCCTGGTCTACATGGCGATCAACACCCAGGTCGCGCCGTTCGACAAGGTCGAGTGCCGCAAGGCCGTCCAGTACGCCATCGACAAGGTCTCCGTGCAGACCGCCGAGGGCGGCCCGATCCGCGGTGACATCGCGACCACCGTCCTTCCGCCGGACATCCCGGGCTACAAGAAGGCGGACGTCTACGCGACCGCCGGCAACAAGGGCGACGCGGCCAAGGCCAAGGAGCAGCTGAAGGCCTGCGGCAAGTCGACCATCACCACCAACATCTCGGCGCGCAGCGACCGTCCGCAGGAGATCGACGCGGCCACCGCGATCATCGCCTCGCTGAAGAAGGTCGGCATCAACGCCAGCCTGAAGCAGTACCCGTCGGGCAAGTACTTCACCGACTACGCGGGTGTGCCGGCGTTCGACAAGAAGCAGAACATCGGTCTGCACATGATGCAGTGGGGTGCCGACTGGCCGGGTGGCTACGGCTTCCTGCAGCAGATCCTGCACGGTGACGCGATCGGCGCCTCGGGCAACACCAACCTCTCGTACATCGATGACAAGCAGATCAACGAGATGCTGGAGAAGGCCATCGCCACCGAGGACGAGGCCCAGCGCAACAGCATGTACGCCGAGATCGACAAGCGTGCAATGGACCAGGCTGTCCTCGTCCCGCTGACCTACTTCAAGGTCCTGCTGTACCGCCCCGCCAACTTCACCAACCTGGTGTCCACGGCGGCCTTCAGCGGTCAGTACGACTACCTCAACATCGGCACGACCAAGAAGTAG
- a CDS encoding ABC transporter permease, giving the protein MTAPIETTGAEAGAQPEAVLAGVEKSQIEGRSLGQIAWSRFKKDKVAVAGGVIVILLILLAILSRPIQAMFGLDPNALNQDLIDPNTSLPKGDFGGMSWEHPLGVEPKFGRDIATRILEGSWVSLVVAFGATILSNTIGAVLGVVAGYYGGRVDTIISRLMDTFLAFPLLLFAIAISATLQGGAFGLEGLPLHIGVLIFVIGFFNWPYLGRIVRGQTLALREREFVDASRGMGAKGPYILFRELLPNLVGPIIVYSTLLIPTNILFEASLSFLGVGIQPPQASWGGMINQAVDYYQVDPQFMIVPGLAIFVTVLAFNLLGDGLRDALDPRSR; this is encoded by the coding sequence GTGACCGCACCGATCGAGACAACCGGAGCGGAGGCCGGAGCGCAGCCCGAGGCCGTTCTCGCCGGCGTCGAGAAGAGCCAGATCGAGGGGCGTTCCCTCGGCCAGATCGCCTGGTCCCGGTTCAAGAAGGACAAGGTGGCCGTGGCCGGCGGGGTCATCGTGATCCTGCTGATCCTGCTCGCGATCCTCTCCCGCCCCATTCAGGCGATGTTCGGCCTGGACCCCAACGCCCTGAACCAGGATCTGATCGACCCCAACACGTCGCTGCCCAAGGGTGACTTCGGCGGCATGAGCTGGGAGCACCCGCTCGGTGTGGAGCCGAAGTTCGGCCGGGACATCGCCACCCGCATCCTGGAGGGCTCCTGGGTCTCGCTGGTCGTCGCCTTCGGCGCCACGATCCTGTCCAACACGATCGGCGCCGTCCTCGGCGTCGTGGCCGGCTACTACGGCGGACGTGTCGACACGATCATCAGCCGCCTGATGGACACCTTCCTGGCGTTCCCTCTCCTGCTGTTCGCGATCGCCATCTCCGCCACCCTGCAGGGCGGTGCCTTCGGCCTGGAAGGCCTGCCGCTGCACATCGGCGTGCTGATCTTCGTCATCGGCTTCTTCAACTGGCCCTACCTGGGCCGCATTGTCCGGGGCCAGACACTGGCCCTGCGCGAGCGGGAGTTCGTCGACGCCTCCCGGGGGATGGGGGCCAAGGGGCCGTACATCCTCTTCCGGGAGCTGCTGCCGAACCTCGTGGGCCCGATCATCGTCTACTCGACGCTGCTCATCCCGACCAACATCCTGTTCGAGGCGTCCCTGAGCTTCCTGGGCGTCGGCATCCAGCCCCCGCAGGCTTCGTGGGGCGGCATGATCAACCAGGCGGTCGACTACTACCAGGTCGACCCGCAGTTCATGATCGTGCCTGGTCTCGCCATCTTCGTGACCGTCCTGGCGTTCAACCTGCTCGGCGACGGTCTCCGTGACGCTCTCGACCCGCGCAGCCGCTGA
- a CDS encoding enhanced serine sensitivity protein SseB C-terminal domain-containing protein — MSASGTTSTGQVEHMLRQVTPGRYDAYEALLRALATPSSGQVWMLLWHGQGGSPDAQYGNMEVEGYGYAPCVTSAQELSASGWNRSYEVVDGVDVARTLYPDHYGLWLNPHAPGGGVGIPWLDLRRIATGLDRQPAGPLRLSEPGIEVPQFYALLAQNAHRTPAVRSLRRAWVQPALGAPYLAIGLDVYDTSPPAVDSVRSMMSQSIGAVPDGLPVSTVAMSDEDDPVAMWMRASARPFYDREAHVAAPAQAPAAGYGYPPAQGRY, encoded by the coding sequence GTGAGCGCGAGCGGCACCACCTCGACCGGACAGGTCGAGCACATGCTGCGCCAGGTGACGCCCGGGCGCTACGACGCCTACGAGGCCCTCCTGCGCGCCCTCGCGACCCCGTCCTCCGGCCAGGTCTGGATGCTGCTGTGGCACGGCCAGGGCGGCTCCCCGGACGCCCAGTACGGAAACATGGAGGTCGAAGGCTACGGCTATGCCCCGTGCGTCACCTCCGCCCAGGAACTGTCGGCCAGCGGCTGGAACCGCAGCTACGAAGTCGTCGACGGAGTCGACGTGGCCCGCACCCTCTACCCGGACCACTACGGCCTCTGGCTCAACCCGCACGCCCCGGGCGGCGGCGTCGGCATCCCGTGGCTCGACCTGCGCCGCATCGCCACCGGCCTGGACCGCCAGCCCGCCGGCCCGCTTCGCCTGTCGGAACCCGGCATCGAGGTCCCGCAGTTCTACGCCCTCCTCGCGCAGAACGCCCACCGCACCCCGGCGGTCCGCTCGCTGCGCCGCGCCTGGGTGCAGCCGGCGCTCGGTGCGCCGTATCTCGCCATCGGGCTCGACGTGTACGACACCAGCCCGCCCGCGGTCGACTCGGTGCGCTCGATGATGTCGCAGTCGATCGGCGCGGTCCCCGACGGGCTGCCCGTCTCGACCGTGGCGATGTCCGACGAGGACGACCCGGTCGCCATGTGGATGAGAGCGAGCGCCCGCCCGTTCTACGACCGCGAGGCACACGTCGCCGCCCCCGCGCAGGCACCGGCGGCCGGCTACGGCTACCCACCGGCACAGGGCCGTTACTGA
- a CDS encoding enhanced serine sensitivity protein SseB, translating into MDFPAELPADFPAGAHLHSHGGWPGNELEEVLSASLGLPSAGGRIIEVLGRSFVWVPLPAGGGPSSGPLDLPTVEIEGQAYVPVFSSEEQFRQVVGSHMSYTIAPAVEFARGLPPQVGIAVNPDGVVGVPLPPAAVAELCRVGRTPLDGLTSGGRVKLYEPDWQDDPIDFLAVASAEFAETGVVTTARRCLASIETATPVMFIGVELSLWEGDLRAIPMDALARALGRAPVPWPVNLVLLDVAEDPVIAWMRRQVRPFYQRDLQRP; encoded by the coding sequence ATGGACTTCCCAGCGGAACTCCCCGCGGACTTCCCGGCAGGGGCACACCTCCACTCCCACGGCGGGTGGCCCGGCAACGAACTGGAGGAGGTGCTCTCGGCCTCCCTCGGCCTTCCCTCGGCCGGGGGCCGGATCATCGAGGTACTGGGCCGCAGCTTCGTCTGGGTGCCCCTGCCCGCCGGCGGCGGCCCGTCCAGCGGCCCGCTGGACCTGCCGACGGTGGAGATCGAGGGCCAGGCGTACGTGCCGGTCTTCAGCTCCGAGGAACAGTTCCGCCAGGTCGTCGGCTCCCACATGTCGTACACCATCGCCCCCGCGGTGGAGTTCGCCCGTGGTCTGCCGCCGCAGGTGGGCATCGCCGTCAACCCCGACGGCGTGGTCGGCGTGCCGCTGCCCCCGGCCGCGGTGGCCGAGCTCTGCCGTGTGGGCCGCACCCCGCTGGACGGCCTCACTTCCGGGGGCCGCGTCAAGCTCTACGAGCCCGACTGGCAGGACGACCCGATCGACTTCCTGGCGGTGGCGTCGGCCGAGTTCGCCGAAACCGGTGTGGTCACGACGGCCCGCCGCTGCCTCGCGTCGATCGAGACGGCCACCCCGGTGATGTTCATCGGCGTGGAACTCTCCCTCTGGGAGGGCGACTTGCGCGCAATCCCCATGGACGCCCTGGCCCGGGCCCTCGGCCGCGCCCCGGTCCCGTGGCCGGTCAACCTGGTCCTGCTGGACGTGGCCGAGGACCCGGTGATCGCCTGGATGCGCCGGCAGGTGCGCCCCTTCTACCAGCGTGACTTGCAGCGTCCCTGA
- a CDS encoding AAA family ATPase, which produces MTVKRTTAYATTSGIALPKQPAAPAVEAKGTRVAPVVRDLRERSGHSPHALLFGPEDLVVITGLPGSGKSTLMRRTVKGARIDSQDTRDRWDARMPGFLPYAVYRPLVRLAHYAGLRRAVRSGKGVVVHDCGTQAWVRAWLAREARRHGGTLHLLLLDVDPDTALEGQRERGRGVSRYAFLRHRRAAAHLLRSVEKGQLPPGCGSAVLIDREAAGVLRRIGFTG; this is translated from the coding sequence ATGACGGTGAAGCGCACCACGGCGTACGCCACGACGTCGGGCATCGCGCTGCCCAAGCAGCCCGCGGCCCCGGCCGTCGAGGCAAAGGGCACGCGCGTCGCACCGGTGGTCCGTGACCTCCGCGAGCGCTCCGGCCACAGCCCGCACGCGCTGCTCTTCGGCCCCGAGGACCTCGTCGTGATCACGGGGCTGCCCGGCAGCGGCAAGTCCACGCTGATGCGACGGACGGTGAAGGGCGCCCGCATCGACTCCCAGGACACCCGGGACCGCTGGGACGCCCGCATGCCCGGCTTCCTGCCCTACGCCGTCTACCGCCCCCTGGTCCGTCTCGCGCACTACGCCGGCCTGCGCCGCGCCGTGCGCTCCGGCAAGGGCGTCGTCGTGCACGACTGCGGGACGCAGGCCTGGGTGCGCGCCTGGCTGGCCCGCGAGGCCCGCCGCCACGGCGGCACCCTGCACCTGCTGCTGCTCGACGTCGACCCGGACACGGCCCTGGAGGGCCAGCGCGAGCGCGGCCGCGGCGTCTCGCGGTACGCCTTCCTGCGCCACCGCAGGGCCGCGGCCCACCTGCTGCGCTCGGTGGAGAAGGGCCAGCTGCCCCCGGGATGCGGGTCGGCGGTGCTGATCGACCGGGAGGCGGCGGGCGTACTGCGCCGGATCGGGTTCACGGGCTGA
- the gcvT gene encoding glycine cleavage system aminomethyltransferase GcvT, with amino-acid sequence MSSTEELRHTALDALHRSLGATMTDFAGWDMPLRYGSERDEHNAVRTQAGLFDLSHMGEITVTGPAAAALLNHALVGNIASVGVGRARYTMICRADGGILDDLIVYRLAETEYMVVANASNAQVVLDALTERAAGFDAEVRDDRDAYALLAVQGPQSPGILKSLTDADLDGLKYYAGLPGTVAGVPALIARTGYTGEDGFELFVKPEHAVELWQALTKAGEGVGLIPCGLSCRDTLRLEAGMPLYGHELTTSLTPFDAGLGRVVKFEKEGDFVGREALAEAADRASQNPPRVLVGLIAEGRRVPRAGYPVVAGGEVIGEVTSGAPSPTLGKPIAMAYVDAAHSAPGTAGVGVDIRGSHEPYEVVALPFYKRQK; translated from the coding sequence ATGAGCAGTACAGAAGAACTCCGTCACACCGCGCTCGATGCCCTGCATCGCTCGCTCGGCGCGACGATGACCGACTTCGCCGGCTGGGACATGCCCCTGCGCTACGGCTCCGAGCGCGACGAGCACAACGCCGTGCGTACCCAGGCCGGGCTCTTCGATCTCTCCCACATGGGCGAGATCACCGTCACCGGCCCCGCCGCGGCGGCGCTCCTGAACCACGCCCTGGTCGGCAACATCGCCTCCGTCGGCGTCGGCCGCGCCCGCTACACCATGATCTGCCGGGCCGACGGCGGCATCCTGGACGACCTGATCGTCTACCGGCTCGCCGAGACCGAGTACATGGTCGTCGCCAACGCCTCCAACGCCCAGGTCGTGCTGGACGCGCTGACCGAGCGGGCCGCCGGCTTCGACGCCGAGGTCCGTGACGACCGGGACGCGTACGCCCTGCTCGCCGTGCAGGGCCCGCAGTCCCCCGGCATCCTCAAGTCCCTCACGGACGCCGACCTGGACGGCCTGAAGTACTACGCTGGCCTGCCCGGCACCGTCGCCGGTGTCCCCGCCCTCATCGCGCGCACCGGCTACACCGGCGAGGACGGCTTCGAGCTGTTCGTGAAGCCGGAGCACGCCGTGGAGCTGTGGCAGGCGCTGACCAAGGCGGGCGAGGGCGTCGGCCTGATCCCGTGCGGCCTGTCCTGCCGGGACACGCTGCGGCTGGAGGCGGGCATGCCGCTGTACGGCCACGAGCTGACCACGTCCCTCACACCCTTCGACGCCGGGCTCGGCCGGGTGGTGAAGTTCGAGAAGGAGGGCGACTTCGTCGGGCGCGAGGCGCTCGCCGAGGCCGCCGACCGTGCCTCGCAGAACCCGCCGCGCGTCCTGGTCGGCCTGATCGCCGAGGGGCGTCGCGTCCCGCGTGCCGGGTACCCGGTCGTCGCGGGCGGCGAGGTGATCGGCGAGGTCACCTCCGGTGCACCCTCTCCCACGCTGGGCAAGCCCATCGCGATGGCGTACGTCGACGCGGCGCACTCCGCGCCGGGCACGGCCGGGGTCGGCGTGGACATCCGCGGCAGCCACGAGCCGTACGAGGTCGTGGCGCTGCCCTTCTACAAGCGGCAGAAGTAG
- the gcvH gene encoding glycine cleavage system protein GcvH: MSNFQQLRYSKEHEWLSTAEDGVSTVGITEFAANALGDVVYAQLPEVGSTVTAGDTCGELESTKSVSDLYSPVTGEVTEINEDVVNDPALVNSAPFEGGWLFKVRITEEPADLLSADEYVAHTAG; encoded by the coding sequence ATGAGCAACTTCCAGCAGCTGCGCTACAGCAAGGAGCACGAGTGGCTGTCGACCGCCGAGGACGGCGTCTCGACGGTCGGCATCACCGAGTTCGCGGCCAACGCGCTCGGCGATGTCGTCTACGCCCAGCTCCCCGAGGTCGGCTCGACCGTGACCGCGGGTGACACCTGCGGCGAGCTGGAGTCGACCAAGTCGGTGTCGGACCTGTACTCCCCGGTCACCGGCGAGGTCACCGAGATCAACGAGGACGTCGTGAACGACCCGGCACTGGTGAACTCGGCCCCCTTCGAGGGCGGCTGGCTGTTCAAGGTGCGCATCACGGAGGAGCCGGCCGACCTGCTCTCCGCCGATGAGTACGTCGCCCACACCGCCGGCTGA
- the glyA gene encoding serine hydroxymethyltransferase, with the protein MSDKSLLNTPLHELDPAIAAALDAELERQQSTLEMIASENFAPVAVMEAQGSVATNKYAEGYPGRRYYGGCEHVDVAEQIAIDRVKELFGAEYANVQPHSGASANQAALFALAQPGDTILGLDLAHGGHLTHGMRLNFSGKQFKVVPYHVDTETGLVDMAEVERLAKEHRPKVIIAGWSAYPRKLDFAEFRRIADQVEAYLWVDMAHFAGLVAAGLHPNPVEHADVVTSTTHKTLGGPRGGIILAKKDFAKKLNSSVFPGFQGGPLEHVIAAKAVSFKVAASEDFKERQRRTVEGARILADRLTAADAREAGVNVLSGGTDVHLILVDLRESELDGQQAEDRLHEVGITVNRNAVPNDPRPPMVTSGLRIGTPALATRGFTAEDFAEVADVIAAALKPSYDADALKARVKALADKHPLYPGLNK; encoded by the coding sequence ATGTCTGACAAGTCGCTTCTGAACACGCCCCTGCACGAGCTCGACCCGGCGATCGCCGCCGCGCTCGACGCCGAGCTGGAGCGCCAGCAGTCCACCCTTGAGATGATCGCCTCCGAGAACTTCGCGCCGGTCGCGGTCATGGAGGCGCAGGGCTCGGTCGCCACGAACAAGTACGCCGAGGGCTACCCGGGCCGCCGCTACTACGGCGGCTGCGAGCACGTCGACGTCGCCGAGCAGATCGCCATCGACCGGGTCAAGGAGCTGTTCGGCGCCGAGTACGCCAACGTCCAGCCGCACTCGGGCGCCTCCGCCAACCAGGCCGCCCTGTTCGCGCTGGCCCAGCCCGGCGACACCATCCTGGGCCTGGACCTGGCCCACGGCGGCCACCTCACGCACGGGATGCGGCTGAACTTCTCCGGCAAGCAGTTCAAGGTGGTCCCGTACCACGTGGACACCGAGACCGGCCTGGTCGACATGGCCGAGGTCGAGCGGCTCGCCAAGGAGCACCGCCCGAAGGTGATCATCGCCGGCTGGTCGGCGTACCCGCGGAAGCTGGACTTCGCCGAGTTCCGCCGGATCGCCGACCAGGTCGAGGCGTACCTGTGGGTCGACATGGCGCACTTCGCCGGTCTGGTCGCGGCCGGGCTGCACCCGAACCCGGTCGAGCACGCGGACGTGGTCACCTCCACCACGCACAAGACGCTCGGCGGCCCGCGCGGCGGCATCATCCTCGCGAAGAAGGACTTCGCGAAGAAGCTGAACTCGTCCGTCTTCCCGGGCTTCCAGGGCGGTCCCCTGGAGCACGTGATCGCGGCCAAGGCGGTCTCCTTCAAGGTCGCCGCGAGCGAGGACTTCAAGGAGCGCCAGCGCCGTACGGTCGAGGGTGCGCGGATCCTCGCCGACCGTCTGACCGCCGCCGACGCCCGCGAGGCCGGCGTGAACGTGCTGTCCGGCGGCACCGACGTGCACCTGATCCTCGTGGATCTGCGTGAGTCGGAGCTGGACGGGCAGCAGGCCGAGGACCGTCTCCACGAGGTCGGCATCACGGTCAACCGCAACGCCGTCCCGAACGACCCGCGCCCGCCGATGGTGACCTCGGGTCTGCGCATCGGCACGCCCGCCCTGGCCACCCGCGGCTTCACGGCCGAGGACTTCGCCGAGGTCGCGGACGTCATCGCCGCGGCGCTGAAGCCGTCCTACGACGCGGACGCGCTGAAGGCCCGGGTCAAGGCGCTCGCGGACAAGCACCCGCTGTACCCCGGTCTGAACAAGTAG
- a CDS encoding L-serine ammonia-lyase, with amino-acid sequence MAISVFDLFSIGIGPSSSHTVGPMRAARMFARRLRNEGLVDSVASVRAELYGSLGATGHGHGTPKAVLLGLEDASPRTVDVETADERVEAIKSEGRLRLLGERDIPFSFDEDLVLHRRKALPYHANGMTLWAYDASGGELLAKTYYSVGGGFVVDEEAVGADRIKLDDTVLKYPFRTGDELLRLTQETGLSISALMLENERAWRTEEEIRAGLLEIWQVMRECVSRGMSREGILPGGLKVRRRAANTARKLRSEGDPKALAMEWITLYAMAVNEENAAGGRVVTAPTNGAAGIIPAVLHYYINFVPGADEEGVVRFMLAAGAIGMLFKENASISGAEVGCQGEVGSACSMAAGALAEVLGGSPEQVENAAEIGMEHNLGLTCDPVGGLVQIPCIERNGMAAVKAVTAARMAMRGDGSHKVSLDKVIKTMKDTGADMSVKYKETARGGLAVNIIEC; translated from the coding sequence GTGGCCATCTCGGTCTTCGACCTGTTCTCGATCGGCATCGGCCCGTCCAGCTCCCACACGGTCGGTCCGATGCGCGCGGCACGCATGTTCGCCCGTCGGCTGCGCAATGAGGGTCTGGTGGACTCCGTCGCGTCCGTACGGGCCGAGCTGTACGGCTCCCTTGGCGCGACCGGCCATGGACACGGCACCCCGAAGGCGGTGCTGCTCGGCCTGGAGGACGCCTCGCCGCGCACGGTGGACGTGGAGACGGCGGACGAGCGGGTGGAGGCGATCAAGAGTGAGGGCCGGCTGCGGCTGCTCGGTGAGCGCGACATCCCGTTCTCCTTCGACGAGGACCTGGTCCTGCACCGCCGCAAGGCACTGCCCTACCACGCGAACGGCATGACGCTGTGGGCGTACGACGCGTCCGGCGGGGAGCTGCTCGCCAAGACGTACTACTCGGTGGGCGGCGGCTTCGTCGTCGACGAGGAGGCGGTCGGCGCGGACCGCATCAAGCTGGACGACACGGTCCTGAAGTACCCCTTCCGCACAGGCGACGAGCTGCTGCGGCTGACGCAGGAGACGGGTCTGTCGATCTCCGCGCTGATGCTGGAGAACGAGCGGGCCTGGCGCACGGAGGAGGAGATCCGCGCGGGCCTGCTGGAGATCTGGCAGGTGATGCGGGAGTGCGTGTCGCGGGGGATGTCGCGGGAGGGCATCCTGCCGGGCGGCCTGAAGGTCCGCCGCCGCGCCGCGAACACGGCCCGCAAGCTGCGCTCCGAGGGCGACCCGAAGGCGCTCGCCATGGAGTGGATCACGCTCTACGCGATGGCCGTGAACGAGGAGAACGCGGCGGGCGGCCGGGTCGTGACCGCCCCGACGAACGGCGCGGCGGGCATCATCCCGGCCGTCCTGCACTACTACATCAACTTCGTGCCCGGTGCGGACGAGGAGGGCGTGGTCCGCTTCATGCTGGCCGCCGGCGCGATCGGCATGCTCTTCAAGGAGAACGCGTCCATCTCCGGCGCCGAGGTCGGCTGCCAGGGCGAGGTCGGCTCGGCCTGCTCGATGGCGGCGGGCGCGCTCGCGGAGGTGCTCGGCGGCTCCCCGGAGCAGGTCGAGAACGCCGCCGAGATCGGCATGGAGCACAACCTCGGCCTGACCTGCGACCCGGTCGGCGGCCTCGTCCAGATCCCGTGCATCGAGCGCAACGGCATGGCCGCCGTGAAGGCGGTCACGGCGGCGCGGATGGCCATGCGCGGGGACGGCTCGCACAAGGTGTCCCTGGACAAGGTCATCAAGACCATGAAGGACACGGGCGCCGACATGTCCGTGAAGTACAAGGAGACGGCGCGGGGCGGGCTGGCGGTCAACATCATCGAGTGCTGA
- a CDS encoding pore-forming ESAT-6 family protein yields MPQNQDRRSYDTGASSEVQISLQGIIGQLERVLTDRERAVKAAMADFAADGVADEYHGKEMRWHRAAGEVREIIRLVRTTMEQNDGTAQSTLAKAKAAVDNIG; encoded by the coding sequence ATGCCTCAGAACCAGGACCGCCGTTCGTACGACACCGGTGCCTCCAGCGAAGTGCAGATCAGCCTGCAGGGCATCATCGGCCAGTTGGAGCGCGTGCTGACCGACCGTGAGCGTGCGGTGAAGGCCGCGATGGCCGACTTTGCCGCGGACGGCGTCGCCGACGAGTACCACGGCAAGGAGATGCGCTGGCACCGCGCCGCCGGCGAGGTCCGCGAGATCATCCGGCTCGTGCGCACGACGATGGAGCAGAACGATGGGACCGCGCAGTCGACCCTGGCCAAGGCGAAGGCGGCCGTCGACAACATCGGCTGA